In Salvia splendens isolate huo1 unplaced genomic scaffold, SspV2 ctg841, whole genome shotgun sequence, a single window of DNA contains:
- the LOC121791541 gene encoding alpha carbonic anhydrase 4-like: MVSSQIGKFRRNYRPALAVLRNLGSEIMVQWNRYAGSVHLTGNKYDLVQCHWHTPSEHTLGGQRYDMELHMVHRSSEGQFVVLAILYHLGRSDHFLDKVLESINNLTKGEEEIDLGDVDPWDIKFGSRKYYRYMGSLTSPPCTKDVLWILLNKVRTASKEQITILRKAVHD, translated from the exons ATGGTTTCGTCTCAAATAGGGAAATTCAGAAGAAACTATAGACCAGCTCTTGCTGTATTAAGGAATTTAGGATCCGAAATCATG GTTCAATGGAATAGATATGCCGGGAGCGTACATCTCACTGGCAACAAGTACGATTTAGTTCAGTGTCACTGGCACACGCCTTCTGAACATACGCTCGGAGGACAAAG GTACGACATGGAACTGCATATGGTCCATAGAAGCTCCGAAGGACAGTTTGTTGTACTTGCTATTCTATATCATTTAGGACGTTCTGATCATTTTCTCGACAAG GTTTTAGAAAGTATTAATAATTTAACAAAAGGTGAAGAAGAAATTGATTTGGGTGATGTTGATCCATGGGATATCAAGTTTGGAAGCAGAAAGTATTATAGATACATGGGTTCTCTCACATCTCCTCCATGCACCAAAGATGTTCTTTGGATACTCCTTAATAAG gTGAGAACGGCATCAAAGGAGCAAATTACAATATTAAGGAAAGCTGTCCATGAT